A window of Cohnella herbarum contains these coding sequences:
- the argB gene encoding acetylglutamate kinase, which translates to MSKRRFVMKCGGSTLAALPDAFFEDLRDLQAGGTQPVIVHGGGPAINETLGKLGIESRFVSGLRVTDEATLDVVEMVLAGRINKEIVRKLQQNGAKSIGLSGTDGKLIEARPVANAHEVGLVGDVTGVNASLVEGIIELGYLPVIAPIGIDDAGQRYNINADTAAGAVASELGVDTMIVVTDVPGIMRTVNGEKVVLPQVTFADIEEMIRTEEIYGGMIPKVRAAMSCLHGNVKEVLIVDGSAERVLSRAVTEGNIGTRIVRS; encoded by the coding sequence ATGAGTAAACGACGATTTGTCATGAAATGCGGCGGCAGTACGTTAGCGGCGCTTCCGGATGCTTTTTTCGAGGATTTGCGGGATTTGCAAGCAGGCGGCACGCAGCCCGTCATCGTGCACGGCGGCGGTCCGGCGATTAACGAAACGCTCGGCAAGTTGGGGATCGAAAGCCGGTTCGTCAGCGGACTTCGCGTCACGGACGAAGCGACTCTCGACGTCGTCGAGATGGTGCTGGCCGGACGCATTAACAAGGAAATCGTACGCAAGCTGCAACAGAACGGCGCCAAGTCCATCGGGCTTTCCGGTACGGACGGCAAACTGATCGAGGCTAGGCCGGTCGCCAACGCGCATGAAGTCGGGCTAGTCGGCGACGTTACCGGCGTGAATGCTTCTCTTGTTGAAGGCATCATCGAGCTCGGATACTTACCCGTGATCGCTCCGATCGGCATAGACGACGCGGGCCAACGGTACAACATCAATGCGGATACGGCAGCGGGCGCGGTGGCTTCCGAACTGGGCGTGGATACGATGATCGTCGTTACGGACGTTCCGGGCATCATGCGCACGGTAAACGGGGAGAAGGTCGTGCTTCCGCAGGTTACTTTTGCAGACATAGAAGAAATGATTCGAACCGAAGAGATTTACGGCGGCATGATTCCGAAAGTCAGGGCGGCGATGAGCTGCTTGCACGGCAACGTGAAGGAAGTGCTGATCGTGGACGGTTCCGCGGAACGCGTGCTAAGCCGCGCGGTAACGGAAGGCAACATCGGAACGAGGATCGTAAGGTCTTAA
- the argF gene encoding ornithine carbamoyltransferase: MPTAANLEQIALQLKGRDFLGLVDYSPEEIRYLLDLAIEIKRKHKAGEAYQPLKGKSLGMIFEKSSTRTRVSFEVGMYQLGGQALFLSRNDIQMGRGETILDTAQVMSRYLDGMILRTFGHRNVVELARGATIPVINALSDQSHPCQALADYQTALEHKGKLEGLKVAYIGDGNNVLHSLMMGAAKLGMHFASASPEGYDPDERSVKSSIEAAAETGGSVRILRDAREAIEGADIVYTDVWASMGFEEEQKEREKAFKNYQVNEALVSHAKQDYLFMHCLPAHRGEEVTEGVIDGKNSVIFDEAENRLHAQKAIMAAIM; the protein is encoded by the coding sequence ATGCCTACGGCTGCAAACCTGGAACAAATAGCATTGCAACTGAAAGGCCGCGATTTTCTAGGCCTTGTCGATTATTCGCCCGAAGAAATCCGCTACCTGCTGGATTTGGCGATAGAGATCAAGCGCAAGCACAAGGCAGGAGAGGCGTACCAGCCGCTTAAGGGCAAGTCTCTCGGCATGATTTTCGAGAAGTCGTCCACGCGTACTCGCGTATCGTTCGAAGTCGGCATGTACCAATTGGGAGGCCAAGCGCTGTTCCTTAGCCGTAACGACATTCAGATGGGACGAGGCGAGACGATTCTCGACACGGCTCAAGTCATGTCCCGCTACTTGGACGGGATGATTCTGCGCACGTTCGGTCACCGCAACGTCGTGGAGCTGGCGCGCGGAGCGACCATCCCGGTCATCAACGCGTTGTCCGACCAATCGCATCCTTGCCAAGCTCTTGCCGACTACCAGACGGCATTGGAGCATAAAGGGAAGCTGGAAGGGCTTAAAGTCGCCTACATAGGCGACGGCAACAACGTGCTTCACTCACTGATGATGGGCGCGGCTAAGCTTGGCATGCACTTCGCCAGCGCATCTCCGGAAGGCTACGATCCGGACGAACGTTCCGTGAAGTCGTCGATCGAAGCAGCGGCGGAAACGGGCGGCAGCGTACGGATTTTGCGGGATGCCCGAGAAGCGATCGAAGGCGCGGACATCGTATATACGGACGTCTGGGCGAGCATGGGGTTCGAGGAAGAGCAGAAGGAACGCGAGAAAGCGTTCAAGAACTATCAAGTGAACGAAGCGCTCGTCAGCCATGCGAAGCAGGATTATCTCTTCATGCACTGCCTGCCCGCGCACCGCGGCGAGGAAGTGACGGAAGGCGTCATCGACGGCAAAAACTCCGTCATTTTCGACGAAGCCGAGAATCGCCTGCACGCTCAGAAAGCAATCATGGCCGCGATTATGTAA
- a CDS encoding acetylornithine transaminase, translated as MSDSALFQTYARFPITLVKGKGSRLWDDQGKEYLDFMGGLAVTNLGHVPDAVKNALVDQLDQLWHMSNLFSNPNQEKAARLLVDNSCADAVFFCNSGAEANEAAIKIARRYHQKVKGNGRYEIITFNQSFHGRTLATLTATGQEKVKEGFLPLPEGFKHVPLHDIAALEAAVNDKTAAIMLELVQAEGGVIPVDQDFLREVRALCDRHGILLILDEVQTGMGRTGKMFAYEHYDVEPDVFTLAKGIGSGFPVGAMLAKAHLKPAFVAGAHATTFGGTPIAMAAVAATIETMLKENVVERAAEASEYLIGQLQEKLEGLPNVDQVRGKGLLIGILCNVPAGEAIAELHKRGLLVVPAGPNVIRLLPNLLVTHEEIDTAVGLIASVLTEQAAAKTVGS; from the coding sequence ATGAGCGACAGCGCGTTGTTTCAGACGTATGCGAGGTTTCCGATTACTTTGGTGAAGGGGAAAGGAAGCCGCCTGTGGGACGATCAAGGGAAAGAATATCTTGATTTTATGGGCGGCTTGGCCGTAACGAACCTTGGGCATGTTCCGGATGCCGTTAAGAACGCCCTCGTGGACCAGTTGGATCAACTGTGGCATATGTCCAATCTGTTCAGCAATCCCAACCAAGAGAAAGCGGCGAGACTGCTCGTGGATAACAGCTGCGCCGACGCCGTATTTTTCTGCAACAGCGGCGCCGAAGCGAACGAGGCGGCGATCAAGATCGCGCGTCGTTATCACCAGAAGGTGAAGGGAAACGGCCGTTACGAGATCATTACCTTTAACCAATCGTTCCATGGCCGGACTTTGGCGACTTTGACCGCTACGGGACAAGAGAAAGTGAAAGAAGGCTTCTTGCCGTTGCCGGAAGGCTTCAAGCACGTGCCTCTTCATGATATCGCGGCTTTGGAAGCTGCCGTTAACGATAAAACGGCTGCTATTATGCTGGAGCTCGTGCAAGCCGAAGGCGGCGTTATCCCCGTCGATCAGGACTTCTTAAGGGAAGTTCGCGCGCTGTGCGATCGCCATGGCATTCTCTTGATTTTGGATGAAGTTCAGACGGGTATGGGACGTACGGGTAAAATGTTTGCTTATGAGCATTACGACGTCGAGCCCGACGTATTCACGTTGGCGAAAGGCATCGGAAGCGGCTTCCCGGTCGGCGCGATGCTGGCGAAAGCCCACTTGAAGCCGGCATTCGTGGCGGGTGCCCATGCGACGACGTTCGGGGGCACTCCGATTGCGATGGCAGCGGTAGCGGCGACGATCGAAACGATGCTGAAGGAAAACGTGGTAGAACGCGCGGCTGAAGCTTCCGAGTACTTAATCGGACAGTTGCAAGAGAAGCTTGAAGGATTGCCGAATGTCGATCAAGTACGCGGCAAAGGCCTCCTGATCGGAATTCTGTGCAACGTTCCTGCCGGCGAAGCCATTGCGGAATTGCACAAACGCGGGTTGCTGGTCGTCCCGGCGGGTCCTAACGTCATTCGCTTGCTCCCTAACCTTCTCGTGACCCACGAAGAGATCGATACGGCGGTCGGCCTGATCGCTTCCGTGCTTACGGAACAGGCCGCGGCCAAGACGGTCGGTTCTTGA
- a CDS encoding argininosuccinate synthase, translating into MAKNKIVLAYSGGLDTSVILTWLKETYDAEIITFTADIGQKDELDGLEEKALKTGASKVYIDDLRDEFAKDFIYPMFQAGALYEGQYLLGTSIARPLIAKRMVEIAIAEGATAIAHGATGKGNDQVRFELTAAALTPNIEVIAPWRLEAFREAFPGRAEMIAYAEKHGIPVTASASKPYSTDRNLLHISFESGMLEDPWFDSSAADVEDMYVLSVSPEKAPDQAEYIELDFEGGNCVAINGEALSPLAVMEKLNEIGGKHGVGRVDMVENRFVGMKSRGVYETPGGSILFTAHRKMESLTMDRDVMHLRDSLISKYSSLVYNGFWFAPERIAIQALVDESQKNVTGTVRLKLYKGNIMAAGLKSPVSLYNPHIATMEADPTQAYDQGDATGFIRLNALRLKVSSGVTGASGIN; encoded by the coding sequence ATGGCAAAAAATAAAATCGTGCTGGCCTACTCCGGCGGCCTCGACACTTCGGTTATCCTAACGTGGCTTAAAGAAACGTATGACGCCGAGATCATCACCTTCACCGCCGACATCGGCCAGAAGGACGAACTCGACGGCTTGGAAGAAAAAGCGCTCAAAACCGGCGCATCCAAAGTGTACATCGACGATCTTCGCGACGAGTTCGCGAAAGATTTCATCTACCCGATGTTCCAAGCCGGCGCTTTGTACGAAGGCCAGTACCTGCTCGGCACCAGCATCGCTCGTCCATTGATCGCGAAGCGCATGGTTGAAATCGCCATCGCGGAAGGCGCAACGGCTATCGCGCACGGCGCGACGGGCAAAGGAAACGACCAAGTCCGTTTCGAACTGACGGCCGCGGCTCTGACTCCGAACATCGAAGTTATCGCTCCTTGGCGTCTTGAGGCGTTCCGCGAAGCTTTCCCCGGACGCGCGGAGATGATCGCTTATGCCGAGAAACACGGCATTCCGGTCACGGCATCGGCTTCCAAGCCGTACTCCACGGACCGCAACCTGCTGCACATCAGCTTCGAGAGCGGCATGCTCGAGGATCCATGGTTCGATTCGAGCGCAGCCGATGTCGAAGACATGTACGTCCTCAGCGTTTCTCCGGAGAAAGCTCCCGATCAAGCCGAGTATATCGAGCTCGATTTCGAAGGCGGCAACTGCGTAGCGATTAACGGCGAAGCCCTTAGCCCGCTCGCCGTCATGGAGAAGCTGAACGAAATCGGCGGCAAGCACGGCGTTGGCCGCGTCGATATGGTGGAGAACCGCTTTGTCGGCATGAAGAGCCGCGGCGTGTACGAAACTCCGGGCGGAAGCATCCTGTTCACCGCTCATCGCAAAATGGAATCGTTGACCATGGACCGCGACGTTATGCATCTTCGCGACTCCTTGATCTCCAAATATAGCTCCCTGGTATACAACGGTTTCTGGTTCGCGCCCGAGCGCATCGCGATTCAAGCGCTGGTCGACGAAAGCCAGAAGAACGTGACGGGCACGGTCCGTCTGAAGCTGTACAAAGGCAATATCATGGCGGCTGGACTGAAGAGCCCGGTCAGCCTCTACAATCCGCACATCGCGACGATGGAAGCGGACCCTACGCAAGCGTACGATCAAGGCGACGCTACCGGTTTTATCCGCCTGAACGCGCTTCGCCTGAAGGTATCTTCGGGCGTTACCGGCGCTTCCGGCATTAACTGA
- the argH gene encoding argininosuccinate lyase: MSKLWGGRFTKKTDQLVEEYTASITFDKELAEEDIQGSLAHVTMLGHCGILPADDVETIKAGLLKVRERIRSGEQQFLISDEDIHMNIEKALIDEIGPVGGKLHTGRSRNDQVATDMHLYLRKRVVEFVDQLHKLQAALIGQAKQNLDTIVPGYTHLQRAQPILFAHHLMAYVSMFGRDIERLQDSYKRIDSLPLGAGALAGTTFAIDRHFTASQLNFGRVYENSLDAVSDRDFIVEFLSGASLIMTHLSRLSEELILWSSTEFQFVELDDAFCTGSSIMPQKKNPDVPELVRGKTGRVYGNLIGLLTVLKSLPLAYNKDMQEDKEGMFDTVKTLQGALQLFASMIETMKVRKDKMRRAVDQDFSNATDIADFLVGKGLPFRQAHEVIGKTVLYCIQQNKFLLDLTLEEFKQFSELFDDRIYAVLQPEAVVNARNVYGGTATPQVEAAIARAETGLAGTAEWISEYEAKSR; the protein is encoded by the coding sequence ATGAGTAAGTTATGGGGCGGCCGTTTCACGAAAAAAACGGACCAGCTAGTGGAAGAATATACGGCGTCGATTACGTTCGACAAAGAATTGGCCGAAGAAGATATCCAAGGTAGCCTAGCGCATGTAACGATGCTGGGACATTGCGGCATTTTGCCCGCGGACGACGTGGAAACGATCAAAGCGGGATTGCTCAAAGTTCGCGAGCGTATCCGCAGCGGGGAGCAACAATTCCTGATCTCCGACGAAGATATTCATATGAATATCGAGAAAGCGCTGATCGACGAGATCGGTCCGGTCGGGGGCAAACTGCACACGGGCCGCAGCCGTAACGATCAAGTGGCGACGGACATGCACTTGTACTTGCGCAAGCGCGTGGTAGAGTTCGTGGATCAGCTTCATAAGCTGCAAGCCGCGCTGATCGGACAAGCCAAGCAAAACCTGGATACGATCGTTCCGGGCTACACGCATCTGCAACGGGCGCAACCGATCCTGTTCGCGCATCACCTAATGGCTTACGTATCGATGTTCGGCCGCGATATCGAGCGCCTGCAAGACAGCTACAAGCGGATAGACTCCCTCCCTCTTGGAGCAGGTGCTTTAGCAGGCACGACTTTCGCGATCGACCGCCATTTCACGGCGAGCCAGCTTAACTTCGGCCGCGTTTACGAGAACAGCCTCGATGCCGTCAGCGACCGCGATTTTATCGTGGAATTCCTGAGCGGCGCTTCTCTGATCATGACGCACTTGTCGCGCTTAAGCGAGGAGCTGATCCTCTGGTCCAGCACCGAGTTCCAGTTCGTGGAGCTCGACGATGCTTTCTGCACGGGCTCCAGCATTATGCCGCAGAAGAAGAACCCGGACGTGCCCGAACTCGTTCGCGGTAAAACCGGTCGCGTCTACGGCAACTTGATCGGCCTCCTGACCGTCCTCAAGTCGCTTCCGCTGGCTTACAACAAAGATATGCAGGAAGACAAGGAAGGCATGTTCGACACCGTCAAAACGCTTCAGGGAGCGCTGCAGCTATTCGCGTCTATGATCGAGACGATGAAGGTTCGCAAAGACAAGATGCGCCGCGCGGTCGATCAAGACTTCTCCAACGCGACGGACATCGCCGACTTCCTCGTTGGCAAAGGCTTGCCTTTCCGCCAAGCGCACGAAGTCATCGGCAAGACTGTGCTGTACTGTATCCAACAAAACAAGTTCCTGCTTGATCTTACGTTAGAAGAATTCAAGCAGTTCTCCGAACTGTTCGACGACCGGATCTATGCGGTGTTGCAGCCGGAGGCCGTTGTTAATGCCCGTAACGTCTACGGCGGTACGGCTACGCCTCAGGTGGAGGCGGCTATCGCTCGCGCCGAAACCGGGCTGGCCGGAACGGCCGAGTGGATCTCGGAGTACGAGGCGAAAAGCAGGTAA